The Nitrospira sp. KM1 genome includes a window with the following:
- a CDS encoding ABC transporter ATP-binding protein, with protein MNTMYVLTERTRAFVGTLRRALHFVWLSSPGLTISGTLVRVIQGLLPLAVLYLTKLLIDAVTRELSGGAQEKSLASIAFFLGGLAGAAALNALLTVVASYISRVHLQVVTDHMHALLQAKSIEVDLEYYENANYQDTLHRAQQEAPYRPTAILNSLLQLVQDGISLLAMAAVLWWLHWSVIPVLIVSSAPYFFVRLKQSSSLFAWERDRTSLERKAWYFNSLLTMGVSAKEVRLFGLGPRVRRWFQDVRRILRTERIALERRWALANLAAHMIGVIGVFGLYSFVALRTVQGTLTVGDLVMYFQAVQRASTFLEGLGWGLSGLYESNLFLSALDDFMAVKSRLPLASNPVRFPAPIRTGLVFEKVSFQYPEDDRLVLRDFTLSIAPGEHVALVGANGAGKTTLVKLLCRLYDPTAGRITIDGVDIRDYAIDSVRGAVSGIFQDFGRFQLSAKDNIELSVTAGNSDLAAVMSAARQAGIHDVIERLPQGYDSQLGRNFDGGHELSIGEWQKVALARAVLRESQILILDEPTSAMDAKAEAELFERFHELARGRMALLISHRLSTVKMADRIYVIDNGGIVEQGTHDELIQLQGLYATLFLTQARYYQ; from the coding sequence ATGAACACGATGTACGTCCTGACAGAACGGACCCGAGCGTTCGTGGGAACCCTTCGGCGGGCCCTGCATTTTGTGTGGCTGAGCAGTCCGGGTCTCACGATCAGCGGCACGCTGGTGCGGGTGATCCAAGGGCTGCTGCCGCTGGCGGTGTTGTACCTGACGAAACTCCTCATCGATGCGGTGACCCGAGAACTGAGCGGAGGGGCGCAGGAAAAATCCTTGGCGTCGATCGCCTTCTTTCTGGGCGGCCTCGCCGGTGCCGCCGCGCTCAACGCGCTGCTGACGGTCGTCGCATCATACATTTCCCGAGTCCACTTGCAGGTGGTAACCGATCACATGCATGCCCTCCTCCAAGCGAAATCGATCGAAGTCGATCTCGAGTACTATGAGAATGCGAACTATCAGGACACATTGCACCGGGCTCAACAGGAGGCTCCGTATCGCCCCACCGCCATTCTCAATTCCCTGCTGCAGCTCGTTCAGGACGGCATCTCGCTTCTGGCAATGGCGGCTGTCCTCTGGTGGCTCCATTGGTCCGTCATTCCCGTACTTATCGTGTCATCCGCTCCGTATTTTTTCGTCCGTCTCAAGCAATCGTCCTCCCTATTCGCCTGGGAGCGTGATCGGACTTCGCTCGAGCGAAAAGCCTGGTACTTCAATTCTCTCCTGACGATGGGCGTGTCCGCCAAAGAAGTCCGGCTCTTCGGTCTTGGGCCGCGCGTGCGGCGCTGGTTCCAAGATGTCCGAAGGATCCTACGGACGGAGCGGATTGCCCTGGAGCGTCGGTGGGCGTTGGCCAACTTGGCCGCCCACATGATCGGAGTGATCGGTGTTTTCGGTCTGTACAGTTTCGTGGCATTGCGGACGGTTCAGGGTACCCTGACGGTCGGAGACCTCGTGATGTACTTTCAGGCCGTTCAGCGGGCTTCGACTTTCCTCGAAGGATTGGGGTGGGGGCTGTCAGGACTCTACGAAAGCAATCTGTTCCTGTCGGCGCTCGATGACTTCATGGCTGTCAAGTCACGCCTGCCACTGGCATCGAACCCCGTGAGGTTCCCGGCTCCCATTCGAACCGGGTTGGTGTTTGAGAAGGTATCATTTCAATACCCGGAGGATGACAGGCTCGTGCTCCGGGACTTCACCTTGTCGATCGCCCCGGGCGAACACGTTGCGCTCGTCGGAGCGAACGGAGCGGGGAAGACGACGTTGGTCAAATTGCTCTGTCGACTATACGATCCGACGGCCGGCAGGATTACGATCGACGGCGTCGATATTCGTGACTATGCCATCGACAGCGTGCGCGGAGCCGTCAGCGGAATTTTTCAGGACTTTGGAAGATTTCAGCTGTCCGCCAAAGACAATATCGAGTTGAGCGTGACCGCGGGGAACTCGGATTTGGCCGCTGTCATGAGTGCGGCAAGGCAAGCGGGGATTCACGATGTCATTGAACGGTTGCCGCAGGGGTATGACTCACAGCTGGGTAGGAATTTCGACGGCGGACATGAGCTCAGCATCGGGGAGTGGCAAAAGGTGGCGCTTGCCCGAGCCGTGCTGCGCGAATCGCAGATCCTCATTCTCGATGAGCCGACCAGCGCCATGGATGCCAAGGCGGAGGCTGAGTTGTTTGAACGGTTCCACGAACTGGCTCGCGGGCGCATGGCGCTGCTCATCAGTCATCGCCTCTCGACCGTCAAGATGGCCGACCGGATTTACGTCATCGACAACGGAGGAATTGTCGAACAGGGCACCCATGACGAGTTGATACAGCTTCAAGGCTTGTATGCGACGTTGTTTCTGACCCAGGCCCGGTATTACCAGTAG
- a CDS encoding lasso peptide biosynthesis B2 protein, with the protein MSGLVSKYVTIAQAGATILRVRWLSRRRKLPQVLAILSRAATVTVGSRTRIDDAVYYTDRWLELFPFQARGNCFPRTLALYSIARRAGYPVQFHCGVRRRGSGLDGHAWLTLNGSAFYEMNEDWKSFTVTFSYTV; encoded by the coding sequence ATGTCCGGTCTGGTGTCGAAATATGTGACCATCGCCCAAGCTGGTGCAACCATCCTCCGTGTCCGATGGCTGTCGAGACGAAGAAAGCTGCCGCAGGTGCTCGCGATATTGAGCCGGGCGGCGACGGTCACGGTTGGTTCCCGCACGCGTATCGACGATGCGGTGTATTACACCGATCGCTGGCTGGAATTATTCCCCTTTCAAGCCAGAGGCAATTGTTTCCCACGAACGCTGGCGCTGTACTCGATCGCCCGACGTGCGGGATATCCGGTCCAGTTTCACTGTGGCGTCCGGAGACGGGGATCAGGACTCGATGGACACGCGTGGCTGACGTTGAACGGCTCGGCATTTTATGAGATGAACGAGGATTGGAAGTCGTTCACCGTGACATTCTCCTATACGGTTTAA